From the genome of Candidatus Krumholzibacteriia bacterium:
CGAGAACGGCGCGCTGCGCCTTCTCGGCCGAACTCGCCTCGCGCACACGGCGACGCAGGACGTCGTACACCGCCGTCGCGCGCCCGGTTTCACAGCCGATGGAGGTCATGGATCCCGATACGGTTCAGGAGGCGGTCTGTCGCCGCCCGGCGATCACGGTGGCGGCACCTGCCGAGAGCGCAGCCACCAGCGCCAGGACGAACATCGTGGCGAAGTCTCCTTCCATTCCGACCGGCCCCGCGACGTGGCTGGCCACGGCGCCGATCATGACCACGGTGGCGATCCCCGAGCCGACGCGGGTCGTCCGCGGGACGAACATGAGGACGATGGCCAGGATCTCCACGATTGCGATCGCCGTGACGACCGATCCGCCGCCGGGCAGACGATCGGCGAGTTCGGCGGCTCCTCCCGTGAGCTTGGGCAGGGCGCCCATGACGAGAATGCCAGCGGCGATGACGCGGGTCACCCAGTGGGCGATCGAAAGTCGAGCGTGGTCGGACACGTGGACCCACTCCTTCGGCGGTCGGGGGTGGTCGGACTCCTCACGCGGCCCAGACTACAGGTTCTGCCGACTTCGTGCAGTCACCGATCGGGAATGGGTCCTCGCGCCCTCAGCTGCTTCCGACGGGTACCCACACGTCCACCACGACGGGCAGATGGTCCGATGCCACCCGGGTCAGGCGGCTGCGGGGGACGTGCACGCTCTCGATCCTCAAGTCGTCGCTCGTGAAGACGTGGTCGATCCTCCGCATGGGCAGGCGGCTGCTCCACGTGTTGAGCTCGGGGACCGGGACTCCTCCACCCACCGGCGTGCCCGCGTTGCGCAGGAGCGGATCGAGCCGGCGCAGGTTCGCCGATCGCCCGGGTGCGTTGAAGTCTCCGCACAGGATCACGGCGCCGTCGAGATCGGGGTGGCGGAGCCATTCGGTTCCGAGCAGGGCGTCCATCTGCAGGCGGCGTTCGCGGTCGAGGATGCTGAGGTGGGTGTTCAACACCTGCAGCGGCGCGCCGTCGACGCTGACCTCGACCCACAGCACACCCCGGTCCTCTAGGCGCATGCCGGAGCGCCAGCGCGGCAGTTCGCCCGACGACACGACGCGAACGGGATAGCGCGACAACACGGCATTGCCGAAGTGCCCGTCGTCGACCTCCGTCACGGCGTGGAAGTGGTAGTCGATCTGGAGCGCGTCGGCGATCGTTCGCGCCTGTTCGATGTGCCCCGAGCGGCGGCGGCGATGGTCGAGTTCCTGCAGGCAGACGATGTCGGGTTGCTGGCGCGCGATCACCCGCGCGATGCGCTGCGGTGAGTACTTCCCGTCCATCCCCCGGCATCCGTGCACGTTGTAGGTCATGATGCGCACCGAGTGGCCCGTCTCGGCCGGCGGAACGCTGTCGGCCACGCGCACGTCGTCGCGGTGGGCCACCGTGCCCTCGAGCACCCGCATGGCCAGTGCGCGCAGGGTCTCGGCGCGCAGCACGGCGGGAACGCGCGGTGCCTCGCGCGGGAGCATCGCGAAGGCAGAGGTCTCTCCCGGGCCCGGCCCGCCGTGGGCGCCGCGCTCGAACTGAAGCGAGACCGGTCGCTCGCGGTCGAACCCCATCAGCACGAGGTCTCCCGAGTTCTCGTGGCGGGTCACCGCCAGCGCGTCCTCGGTCACCTGGTGCAAGTAGGGATGATCCGGCCCGAACACCTCCGACGCGTGTTCCGGCAGCCGGAAGCGACGCCCGTCGTTGCGGTGGACGTGCACGCTGCCGTCGGGACCGTCGTAGAGCACCAGCGGAACGCGGGCGTCCTCGGCCACCGCTCGTGCGAGGTCCTGATGGATCTCGAACGACACGGCGTGGGGGAGCGTGACCGACCCGACCGGACCCTGGTCGACGATCACGAGTTCGTCGGGGCGTCCGTCGGTCGAGCCTCCGGTCGGTTCCGGAAGCACGTCCTCGGCCGAGAGACGCCCACCCCAACGCAACCACGACGGCAGCTCCAGACTCAACCAACGCGATCGGCCGGACTCGCTGCGGGGTGAATCCGGACCGGGGCCGCTGGCCGTCTCCATACGTGGTGTCAGCACGGCTTCGACGGCACGGCGGACCATGGCCGGCATTGGTTCCCCGAAGGCCTCGACCCACGGTGTCGTCTC
Proteins encoded in this window:
- a CDS encoding endonuclease/exonuclease/phosphatase family protein — encoded protein: MLDRLEILASRIRRLLSRNRWSAFLLGLPPSVGGDGEPGLVLIQVDGLDDAILREAIEDGRMPFLARLERDEHYSVHPLYSGLPSSTPGFQAELFYGVRTSVPTFAYYDRRFRRVMSMNDPYAASIVETRLLREHRGLLRHGSAWSNVFAGDAEEAHFCASTAGLDMLFRALNPLRWLGLVLWNLWSVVRVLSTVVVEALFAIWDFLGRTIRGRDFMAELRFIPERVAVTAVMREIVTAGACVDTERGVPIIHLNLLGYDEHAHRRGPRSRFATWTLGGIDKSIRRVFHAAHRSPLRDYQVWIYSDHGQEETTPWVEAFGEPMPAMVRRAVEAVLTPRMETASGPGPDSPRSESGRSRWLSLELPSWLRWGGRLSAEDVLPEPTGGSTDGRPDELVIVDQGPVGSVTLPHAVSFEIHQDLARAVAEDARVPLVLYDGPDGSVHVHRNDGRRFRLPEHASEVFGPDHPYLHQVTEDALAVTRHENSGDLVLMGFDRERPVSLQFERGAHGGPGPGETSAFAMLPREAPRVPAVLRAETLRALAMRVLEGTVAHRDDVRVADSVPPAETGHSVRIMTYNVHGCRGMDGKYSPQRIARVIARQQPDIVCLQELDHRRRRSGHIEQARTIADALQIDYHFHAVTEVDDGHFGNAVLSRYPVRVVSSGELPRWRSGMRLEDRGVLWVEVSVDGAPLQVLNTHLSILDRERRLQMDALLGTEWLRHPDLDGAVILCGDFNAPGRSANLRRLDPLLRNAGTPVGGGVPVPELNTWSSRLPMRRIDHVFTSDDLRIESVHVPRSRLTRVASDHLPVVVDVWVPVGSS